The segment AACACACCCCACCTCATGACTCGCAAGGCTGGGCCACCAGACAGCCTGCTGCCTGCAAAATGCACTCACGCACAAAGGCCGTCCCGCCCCTCGCGCACCACCATAAAAGCCGGACCAGCGCCTCTCTCCCACACACTCTTCTCTGCACACCTTTTCCTCCACGCTCAACAAGGTGAGCCTCAACCCCCTGAGCCTCCTTCTCTTGCCACACCTCCACCCTCTCTCCCACCGCGCTCTGACCCAGCCTCACCAGCTCCCACCACACCCCACCGCCACTCTCCTCACAGACCCATCTCATGCCTCCCTACTCCCTTGCCCTCCACACACACCACCCCTTGCGCCCCCACGCCCCTGACGCTTGCTCAATTCCCTCTCTTCCAGGTACCCTCCACTCCACAACCATGGCCTGCTACGACCTCTGCAGCCCCTGCGCACCCGCCCCGCTGGCCAACAGCTGCAACGAGCCCTGCGTAAGGAAGTGCCAGGACTCCACCGTCGTCATCCAGCCTTCCACCGTGCAGGTCACCCTGCCAGGACCCATCCTCACCTCCTTCCCCCAGAGCACTGTGGT is part of the Cuculus canorus isolate bCucCan1 chromosome 2, bCucCan1.pri, whole genome shotgun sequence genome and harbors:
- the LOC128851502 gene encoding feather keratin-like, with product MTRKAGPPDSLLPAKCTHAQRPSRPSRTTIKAGPAPLSHTLFSAHLFLHAQQGTLHSTTMACYDLCSPCAPAPLANSCNEPCVRKCQDSTVVIQPSTVQVTLPGPILTSFPQSTVVGSSASAAVGSELSYQGVPVANGAFGYGYGYGLGGLGCYGGRGLGWFGGRRGCNTC